From a single Alkalihalophilus pseudofirmus genomic region:
- a CDS encoding DUF2383 domain-containing protein has protein sequence MSPIENQQHVIKTLNKLLQGQYMGVHSYEEFIGNLNDSSPLRNQFMTIQQDLKHHAALLSERIQQLHGTPATSEGVIGKIELNIGQLFDHPKDEKDILKHAIKGENLYGIRMTEKLVRDELDEESLNLVHQILEKQREHVDYLKSELH, from the coding sequence ATGAGTCCAATAGAAAATCAACAGCATGTTATAAAAACGTTAAATAAATTACTGCAAGGTCAATATATGGGAGTGCATTCTTATGAAGAATTCATTGGAAATCTTAATGACTCTTCCCCTCTCCGTAATCAGTTTATGACTATTCAACAGGACTTAAAACACCATGCGGCCTTGCTTTCAGAACGAATTCAGCAACTCCACGGGACGCCTGCTACGAGTGAGGGAGTTATTGGTAAGATTGAACTTAATATCGGCCAACTTTTTGATCATCCAAAAGATGAAAAGGATATATTGAAACATGCAATTAAAGGGGAAAATCTCTACGGAATAAGGATGACTGAGAAATTAGTCCGTGATGAACTTGATGAGGAAAGTCTGAACCTTGTTCATCAGATCTTAGAGAAGCAACGAGAGCATGTAGATTATTTGAAGTCTGAATTGCACTAA
- a CDS encoding DUF3147 family protein — MFLFTKILVSALIIGLVTEVARFFPKYGGIIAALPLVSLLSLFWLYMQGEQTTTLSKFALGVLWGFPATAALLIIVAISLKASFSLFISIGFGVVGWIIFLTIQDFIVKKAAVFF; from the coding sequence ATGTTTCTATTTACAAAGATTCTAGTCTCTGCACTCATTATTGGTTTAGTTACAGAAGTAGCGAGATTCTTTCCGAAGTATGGAGGAATTATTGCTGCTTTGCCCTTAGTTAGTTTACTGAGTTTGTTTTGGCTTTACATGCAAGGAGAACAAACTACCACCCTAAGCAAATTTGCCTTGGGGGTCCTATGGGGATTCCCAGCAACAGCTGCCCTATTAATTATAGTAGCAATTTCATTAAAAGCTTCTTTTTCATTATTTATCTCCATAGGATTTGGAGTAGTAGGGTGGATCATATTTCTAACCATTCAAGATTTCATCGTAAAGAAGGCAGCGGTATTCTTTTAG
- a CDS encoding NUDIX domain-containing protein, which yields MEKVDDLKAAVAVIILDKENHVLLQKRADVGLWGIPSGHIEIGETVSEAAIREIKEETNLDIRIKKLIGVYSDPHSQVFTYPNGKTVHFITTCFLAEITGGELCCNSSESLEIKFFEQQNLPEDLLRMHPRWLEDALADRESAFVR from the coding sequence ATGGAGAAGGTTGATGATTTAAAAGCTGCTGTTGCAGTAATTATTTTAGATAAGGAAAACCACGTTTTGTTACAAAAAAGGGCAGATGTTGGATTATGGGGTATTCCTTCAGGACATATCGAAATAGGGGAAACTGTTTCAGAAGCAGCTATTAGAGAAATCAAAGAGGAAACGAATTTAGATATAAGAATAAAGAAGCTTATTGGTGTGTACTCTGACCCTCATTCACAGGTATTTACTTATCCCAACGGTAAAACAGTACATTTTATAACTACATGTTTTCTCGCTGAAATAACCGGGGGAGAACTTTGTTGTAATTCGTCTGAGTCACTAGAAATTAAATTTTTTGAACAACAGAACTTACCTGAAGACTTATTGAGGATGCATCCCAGATGGTTAGAAGATGCCCTTGCTGACAGAGAATCAGCTTTTGTTCGTTAA
- a CDS encoding GNAT family N-acetyltransferase codes for MASCNKSILDLVEFVERDIPQLVELSTSVGWDYDERELKTVLASGNIFGHKDLEERIVSSAAIIPYGRSLASIGMVIVHEDYRGMGLGEEATKRCVEDVTPDTPIMLIATEEGTPLYKKMGFNSVGYVDKYICDNYMFDHDPLLGSNITIEEYSVVDMEAIYKLDERAFGATRTRFLKIRMKQAEQIFVAKDDQGAIVGYGLSISGPVHLILGPIVARDFQVASGLIDKLAINHQGKIRIDVPLENNEFMMFLNRRGFVNMNRPPIMVINSDSLPTRNNTLFSIAAQVFG; via the coding sequence ATGGCCAGTTGCAATAAATCAATATTGGATCTAGTAGAATTCGTTGAACGTGATATTCCACAATTAGTTGAACTATCTACATCAGTGGGATGGGACTATGATGAAAGAGAACTTAAAACGGTCCTTGCATCAGGTAATATCTTTGGACATAAGGATTTAGAGGAAAGAATCGTTTCAAGTGCAGCAATCATCCCGTATGGCAGATCTTTAGCTTCTATTGGCATGGTTATCGTGCATGAAGACTATAGAGGGATGGGATTAGGAGAAGAAGCCACTAAAAGGTGTGTTGAAGATGTTACGCCCGACACTCCAATTATGCTAATTGCCACGGAAGAAGGTACACCCCTTTATAAAAAAATGGGTTTTAATTCGGTAGGTTATGTTGATAAATACATTTGTGATAATTATATGTTTGATCATGACCCGTTGCTTGGAAGTAACATCACTATCGAAGAGTATAGTGTAGTTGATATGGAGGCAATTTATAAACTTGATGAGAGAGCTTTCGGTGCTACGAGAACTCGCTTTTTAAAAATTAGAATGAAACAGGCTGAACAAATCTTCGTTGCCAAGGATGATCAGGGAGCTATTGTGGGATATGGTCTTTCCATTTCAGGGCCAGTTCATCTTATATTAGGCCCGATTGTAGCAAGGGATTTTCAAGTTGCTTCTGGTTTGATAGATAAACTTGCTATTAATCATCAAGGAAAAATAAGAATTGATGTTCCGTTAGAAAATAATGAATTTATGATGTTTTTGAATAGGAGAGGGTTTGTTAATATGAACCGTCCTCCAATCATGGTCATTAATTCTGATAGTCTACCTACCAGGAACAATACATTGTTCAGCATTGCAGCTCAAGTATTTGGGTAG
- a CDS encoding GNAT family N-acetyltransferase has protein sequence MDRHVDELSKLLVKVVEDDASLGFLPPLQLSDANKYWMNVLNSEVLLFVAKINNQIVGSVQLQLCTKQNGAHRAEIAKLMTDPNYRRSGIARSLMNKAEERAKLEGRSLLVLDTREGDPSNLLYSSIGYIQAGKIPHYARSANGELHSTVLYYKSF, from the coding sequence ATGGATAGACACGTTGATGAACTTTCCAAACTTCTGGTAAAGGTAGTAGAAGATGACGCATCGCTTGGCTTTTTACCACCACTCCAATTATCTGATGCGAATAAATATTGGATGAATGTCTTAAATTCCGAAGTACTTTTATTCGTGGCTAAAATAAACAACCAGATTGTTGGAAGCGTACAACTACAGCTATGTACTAAGCAGAATGGTGCTCATAGAGCTGAAATTGCAAAGCTGATGACAGACCCTAATTATCGACGTAGTGGTATTGCGCGTTCACTTATGAATAAAGCAGAAGAGAGAGCCAAGCTGGAAGGGAGGTCATTATTAGTTCTCGATACAAGAGAAGGAGATCCTTCTAATCTTCTTTATTCTTCAATTGGTTATATTCAAGCTGGTAAAATTCCTCATTATGCTAGATCGGCAAATGGAGAACTACATTCTACTGTTCTTTACTACAAATCTTTTTAA
- a CDS encoding YjiH family protein: protein MSAIQKEKRKIETSYQIKDYMKFIIPSLLGIFLFMVPLTYNGEITIPVAFMAKQVEGLLEGIIPSLMTLILFMVAIMTMAVTAFQPKSLINQPLMRTLFHVKPVWVYVRIIGMLFAVMTLYQIGPEWVWSEDTGGLLLYDLLPILFSVFLFAGFLLPLLLNFGLLELSGILLNKIMRPLFTLPGRSSVDCLASWMGDGTIGVLLTNKQYEEGFYTKREAAVIGTTFSVVSITFSIVILSYLNLEHLFLPYYLTIGIAGFVAAVIIPRIPPLSRKKDEYVVENKQLVKDSDMEGVSIFKLGMEKALERAAEKNNGMVTTTKNGMKNVLDMWFGVIPVVMALGTIALITAEQTPFFDLLGMPFIPLLEIMQVPEADQAAQAMVIGFADMFLPAVIGSGIESEFTRFVIACVSVTQLIYMSEVGGLLLASKLPVKFTDLVVIFMERTFVTLPIIVLIAHIIF, encoded by the coding sequence ATGTCTGCAATTCAAAAAGAAAAGAGAAAAATAGAAACTTCCTATCAAATAAAAGATTATATGAAATTCATCATTCCCTCTTTGCTTGGCATTTTTTTATTTATGGTTCCATTAACTTATAACGGTGAGATTACGATTCCAGTCGCCTTTATGGCTAAGCAAGTAGAAGGACTGTTAGAAGGAATAATCCCATCTTTAATGACGTTGATCCTTTTTATGGTAGCTATTATGACAATGGCTGTTACAGCATTCCAACCTAAATCGTTGATAAATCAACCTTTAATGAGAACCCTATTCCATGTAAAGCCTGTTTGGGTCTATGTCCGAATAATAGGTATGCTGTTTGCTGTAATGACTTTGTATCAGATCGGCCCTGAGTGGGTGTGGTCAGAGGATACGGGTGGGTTATTACTGTATGATTTACTTCCTATTCTCTTTTCTGTCTTTCTATTTGCTGGTTTCCTGCTGCCATTATTATTGAATTTTGGTCTTCTTGAGCTGAGTGGCATTCTTTTAAATAAAATCATGCGTCCATTATTTACACTCCCTGGTCGTTCATCTGTAGACTGCTTGGCCTCATGGATGGGAGATGGCACAATTGGTGTGTTACTAACAAATAAGCAGTATGAGGAAGGCTTTTATACAAAGCGTGAGGCTGCAGTTATTGGTACAACCTTTTCCGTAGTCTCGATTACTTTTAGCATCGTAATTTTATCGTACTTGAATTTGGAACACCTATTTCTTCCGTATTATTTGACGATTGGAATAGCTGGGTTCGTTGCTGCCGTCATTATTCCAAGAATTCCGCCACTGTCGCGAAAAAAAGATGAGTACGTTGTAGAAAATAAGCAACTAGTAAAAGACAGTGATATGGAAGGTGTCTCAATTTTTAAGCTTGGAATGGAAAAAGCGTTAGAACGTGCCGCAGAGAAAAATAATGGGATGGTTACCACAACGAAAAATGGAATGAAAAATGTTCTTGATATGTGGTTTGGGGTCATCCCAGTGGTCATGGCTTTAGGGACCATCGCATTAATCACTGCAGAACAAACACCATTTTTTGATTTATTAGGAATGCCTTTTATACCTTTATTAGAAATCATGCAAGTTCCAGAAGCTGATCAAGCAGCCCAAGCAATGGTTATTGGATTCGCCGATATGTTTTTACCTGCTGTGATCGGGAGTGGAATTGAAAGTGAATTTACCCGGTTTGTTATTGCCTGCGTGTCCGTAACACAGCTGATCTATATGTCTGAGGTTGGTGGGTTGTTACTTGCCTCTAAGTTACCAGTTAAATTTACAGATCTTGTGGTTATCTTTATGGAACGAACTTTCGTTACCTTACCTATTATCGTATTGATAGCACATATTATTTTCTAA
- a CDS encoding MFS transporter — MDTKKSLFKNRQFLLIFIGGFLALIGFSSFFTTTTWFAITELGSASSLGIVLVSITVPRILMMAFGGIIADKFKKTSIMFTTSFIQGCILVLIFVLTYTSSLSISHLVVLGMIFGTLDAFSGPAGASLIPKIVNKNQIQQANAMVQGMGQIGFVVGPIISGSVMEYSGVSAGYLVAAMIVLLSAFMMFPPLFKEAAVVNTVKQTPFHDLKEGISYVKASKFLLTGILILVTLNFFAFGAITIAIPILVEAYGGTPINLSFIEVGMGLGMLTSTAVLGFVNIRRRGLTSITGLLATLVISVGFSQVPNLYALTILAFMIGFTMTFVAIPFFTSAQENTDPRIMGRVMSVIFLAMNGFDPLAYAGVTLLVTRGLDIQNIVLCFSLIGLMIALFVLWKGKSYREDKLDL, encoded by the coding sequence ATGGACACAAAAAAATCATTATTTAAAAATCGTCAGTTCTTATTAATTTTTATAGGTGGTTTCTTAGCACTTATAGGGTTTAGTTCTTTTTTTACGACTACTACGTGGTTTGCCATTACAGAGCTAGGGTCGGCTAGTTCTCTTGGGATCGTACTTGTTTCTATTACTGTTCCTCGGATTCTAATGATGGCTTTCGGCGGGATCATCGCTGATAAATTTAAAAAAACGTCCATTATGTTTACCACTAGCTTTATTCAAGGATGCATTCTAGTATTAATATTTGTATTAACCTATACGTCTAGCTTATCAATCTCACATTTGGTTGTATTAGGTATGATTTTTGGGACATTGGATGCTTTTTCAGGACCAGCAGGAGCATCATTGATTCCAAAGATAGTGAATAAAAATCAAATTCAACAAGCAAATGCGATGGTTCAAGGAATGGGGCAAATTGGCTTTGTAGTAGGACCTATCATATCCGGAAGTGTCATGGAGTATTCTGGAGTTAGTGCAGGATATTTAGTTGCGGCAATGATTGTCCTTTTATCTGCATTTATGATGTTCCCCCCATTATTTAAAGAAGCTGCTGTTGTAAATACAGTAAAACAGACTCCATTCCATGACCTTAAAGAAGGTATTTCTTATGTAAAGGCGAGTAAATTTCTTTTAACGGGTATTCTCATTTTAGTGACTTTAAATTTCTTTGCTTTCGGTGCTATCACAATTGCGATACCCATATTAGTGGAGGCCTATGGTGGTACACCTATTAACTTAAGTTTCATTGAAGTTGGGATGGGACTTGGAATGCTTACGAGTACTGCTGTACTAGGTTTTGTTAACATTCGCCGCCGTGGGTTAACGTCAATTACCGGCTTACTTGCAACACTAGTTATATCCGTTGGTTTTAGTCAGGTTCCAAATCTATATGCGCTCACTATTCTGGCATTCATGATCGGCTTTACCATGACATTTGTAGCCATCCCATTTTTCACTTCAGCACAAGAAAATACAGATCCAAGAATTATGGGAAGAGTGATGAGTGTTATTTTCTTAGCAATGAATGGGTTTGATCCCCTTGCATATGCTGGTGTTACGTTACTTGTTACAAGAGGTTTAGATATACAAAATATTGTCTTATGCTTTTCATTGATTGGCTTAATGATCGCCCTATTCGTCTTATGGAAAGGTAAGTCATATAGAGAGGACAAATTAGACCTTTAA
- a CDS encoding alpha/beta fold hydrolase, translating into MWEQKLINTQRGVFEVFVAGSGEPLFITHLYSEFNERGNYFADMFVDSFSVFLINLKEAGNSPRIKNEVELSMRETSEDLEAIRLALGFKTWSFAGHSTGGMLGLVYAEKHSSSLKRLMVGGAAATKAYMEHKDSIYSYKHPLNQRVRELLSIIKSSDSTKEERMQAVREWTEMSIYEPSRFDEFFSIPSSGKVVQKRLDYYINNELPTYDIRDHITHSSTPTTVFCGRHDSQCPIVYSEEIHNRLLNSKLFIFETSNHFPHLEEKERFREMVRDFRHSY; encoded by the coding sequence ATGTGGGAGCAAAAGCTAATCAATACCCAAAGAGGAGTGTTTGAAGTTTTCGTAGCGGGCAGCGGGGAACCGTTATTCATTACTCATCTTTACAGTGAGTTTAATGAACGTGGGAATTATTTTGCAGATATGTTTGTTGACTCTTTTTCCGTTTTTCTTATCAATTTAAAGGAAGCTGGAAATTCTCCTCGTATTAAAAATGAGGTTGAACTAAGCATGAGGGAAACCTCGGAAGATCTAGAAGCCATAAGGCTAGCATTAGGATTTAAGACATGGAGTTTCGCAGGGCATTCAACAGGAGGAATGCTGGGTTTGGTCTATGCGGAAAAACATTCCAGTTCTTTAAAACGGTTAATGGTCGGTGGAGCAGCCGCTACGAAAGCCTATATGGAGCATAAAGATAGTATTTACAGCTATAAACATCCTCTAAATCAGAGAGTAAGAGAATTGTTATCAATCATTAAATCTAGTGATTCTACAAAAGAAGAGAGAATGCAAGCTGTACGTGAATGGACGGAAATGTCGATATACGAGCCAAGTCGTTTTGATGAATTCTTTTCAATACCAAGCAGCGGTAAGGTTGTTCAGAAACGTTTAGATTATTATATCAATAACGAACTGCCAACCTATGATATTCGCGATCATATAACACATAGTAGCACTCCGACTACCGTCTTTTGCGGCAGACATGACTCCCAATGTCCTATTGTTTATTCAGAAGAAATACATAACCGTCTTCTAAATTCTAAGCTGTTTATATTTGAAACAAGCAATCATTTTCCACATTTAGAAGAGAAGGAAAGGTTTAGAGAGATGGTAAGGGATTTTCGTCATTCATATTAA
- a CDS encoding MarR family winged helix-turn-helix transcriptional regulator has product MYHLLHYAHQENISHQAIRLLQHIEKKNEVTIGDLATYLGVTHNTASEHIKRLIKKGFVSKERCIQDERKVFVVLTADGREVLFKHTQLDNEKLKNVLEKLDPSDIVMIEKAFSLLSQEAKKCFYLQRF; this is encoded by the coding sequence ATTTATCATCTACTGCATTACGCTCATCAAGAAAATATTTCGCACCAAGCTATAAGATTATTGCAACACATTGAAAAAAAGAACGAAGTAACGATAGGTGATTTAGCTACATACTTAGGTGTAACTCATAATACTGCTTCCGAACATATTAAAAGATTAATTAAAAAGGGCTTTGTATCCAAAGAAAGATGCATCCAAGATGAAAGAAAAGTATTCGTCGTATTAACTGCAGATGGGAGGGAAGTGTTGTTTAAACACACTCAATTAGATAATGAAAAACTCAAAAATGTATTAGAAAAACTTGATCCTTCAGATATTGTAATGATAGAAAAAGCATTTAGTCTCCTTAGTCAAGAGGCTAAGAAATGTTTCTATTTACAAAGATTCTAG
- a CDS encoding PadR family transcriptional regulator: MSLRFGILGLLKYESMTGYDLQKTFNSSLQFMWNAKTSQIYRELKTLESQQLVSSSVIEQESKFDRKVYTITTKGNESFLSWMQKFPQDLNAPIRDEFIMRIFFSEFMDDDEVSFEIRRYQKQQEDLLQILNVIKKQAVLDAKENSYERSLFYWLLTIKRAMKSIEAEKEWAEEALALIESRKG, translated from the coding sequence ATGAGCTTAAGATTTGGGATATTAGGTTTGCTTAAATATGAGAGTATGACAGGTTATGACTTGCAAAAGACCTTCAATTCCTCACTGCAATTTATGTGGAATGCGAAGACGAGTCAAATTTATCGAGAGCTGAAAACGTTGGAGAGTCAACAGCTTGTGAGTTCTTCAGTAATAGAGCAAGAAAGCAAATTTGATCGGAAGGTATACACGATCACAACAAAGGGGAACGAATCATTCTTAAGCTGGATGCAAAAATTTCCTCAAGATTTGAATGCCCCTATACGCGATGAATTCATAATGAGGATCTTCTTTAGTGAATTTATGGATGATGACGAGGTTAGTTTTGAAATCAGAAGATACCAGAAGCAACAAGAAGACTTACTCCAAATATTAAATGTGATTAAAAAGCAAGCAGTATTAGATGCGAAGGAAAATAGCTATGAAAGGTCACTGTTCTACTGGCTGTTAACAATCAAAAGAGCAATGAAATCGATCGAAGCAGAAAAAGAGTGGGCAGAGGAAGCTTTAGCGTTGATTGAAAGTAGAAAGGGTTGA
- a CDS encoding VanZ family protein, with product MIDLLMFKFVGLPLFFLFIIGENIFYWKSKNKPKLTFRLLIYSFSIYLLYVINYTIFPIPIGPDSKFMAEIMELKNNFIPFQSIFTQQGLLSFSTLGNLILLLPLGIYLPLILKRNSFYRTLLYGLCVSLGIELTQLVLSLVLGVTYRTFNIDDLILNTLGVAVGYLVYLIIRPLITPIILNEKNESTMIK from the coding sequence ATGATTGATTTGTTGATGTTTAAATTTGTTGGATTACCACTATTTTTTTTGTTTATTATTGGTGAAAATATATTTTATTGGAAAAGTAAGAATAAGCCTAAATTGACTTTTAGACTCTTAATTTATAGTTTTAGCATATACCTACTTTACGTAATTAATTATACAATTTTCCCTATACCAATTGGTCCTGATTCAAAATTCATGGCAGAAATTATGGAGCTTAAAAACAACTTTATTCCCTTTCAATCTATTTTTACACAACAAGGGTTACTCTCCTTTTCAACTCTAGGGAATTTAATTTTACTTTTACCCTTAGGTATTTATTTACCTTTAATTTTAAAGAGAAACTCATTTTATAGAACACTATTATATGGACTTTGTGTTTCTTTAGGAATTGAATTAACTCAATTGGTACTATCTCTAGTTTTAGGTGTTACATATAGAACTTTTAACATAGATGACCTTATTTTAAACACATTAGGAGTTGCTGTTGGTTATCTTGTATATTTAATAATAAGACCATTAATCACACCTATAATTCTCAATGAAAAAAATGAATCTACAATGATTAAATAA
- a CDS encoding rhomboid family intramembrane serine protease has protein sequence MEWNVLKKSPMTIAFFSICAIIFLFGKITTPENIRFLALSYEQFPQNWFTLFTHGFVHVEWYHFLINMFLLLYIGSWVEQLLGKMKYLVLVVVCILSGGLALILLNTAGIGFSVAGMAILFYYHLTYPFEKELFFNLPNFVLPLAIVVISIVALIFGVMSSVGHIPHLVGAMIGIVFLIFFRKQHYPI, from the coding sequence ATGGAATGGAACGTACTAAAGAAATCTCCGATGACCATTGCTTTTTTCAGTATTTGTGCGATTATTTTTCTTTTTGGTAAAATCACTACTCCAGAGAATATTAGGTTTCTTGCACTATCCTATGAACAATTCCCACAAAATTGGTTTACTCTATTTACACATGGGTTTGTACATGTAGAATGGTATCACTTTTTAATTAATATGTTCCTATTACTCTATATTGGATCATGGGTAGAACAGCTTTTAGGTAAAATGAAGTACCTCGTTTTGGTAGTGGTATGTATTTTATCTGGCGGTCTCGCACTTATCTTATTAAATACTGCTGGGATCGGATTTAGTGTGGCTGGCATGGCTATTCTCTTCTATTATCATTTGACCTATCCATTTGAGAAAGAGCTATTCTTTAATCTACCTAATTTCGTATTGCCACTAGCCATAGTGGTCATCTCCATAGTAGCCTTAATCTTTGGCGTAATGAGTTCTGTAGGACATATCCCGCACCTTGTCGGGGCCATGATAGGAATAGTGTTTCTAATCTTTTTTAGAAAACAGCATTACCCTATATAG
- a CDS encoding ATP-dependent Lon protease gives MFMKLFLSIIIAGLLGILVTMGPMGIYLLCAIIVGVIFRSFVLLNDIHKQVVPMGNRDRVQEAYDKYVQEKQANGNPN, from the coding sequence ATGTTCATGAAATTATTTTTGTCTATTATTATTGCAGGACTTTTAGGTATATTAGTAACTATGGGGCCTATGGGCATATACCTTCTATGCGCCATTATAGTAGGAGTGATTTTCAGGTCGTTTGTTTTATTAAATGATATTCACAAACAAGTTGTGCCAATGGGTAATAGAGATCGAGTTCAAGAAGCATATGATAAGTATGTACAAGAGAAACAGGCTAACGGAAACCCTAATTAG
- a CDS encoding GNAT family N-acetyltransferase, with product MGISLEKLRSADDETLFEFEVKNRKYFERMVPSRGGDYYTFETFKLRHHLLLEEQAKGESYYYLIKDHSGLILGRINVVDIDKESKLGYLGYRVGEEYAGKKIAKKALKILIELLADTGVEHLLAKTTNNNTASQKLLEKNGFTYISTSEEEVEMNGKSLKFVYYRKDL from the coding sequence ATGGGCATTTCTTTAGAAAAATTACGATCAGCGGATGATGAAACTTTATTTGAATTTGAAGTTAAGAACAGAAAATATTTTGAGAGAATGGTGCCAAGCAGGGGAGGAGATTATTATACCTTTGAAACGTTTAAATTAAGGCACCACTTATTACTGGAAGAACAAGCGAAAGGGGAATCTTATTACTATCTAATTAAGGATCATAGCGGATTAATTCTTGGCCGGATAAATGTAGTAGATATTGATAAAGAGAGTAAGTTAGGTTACCTCGGTTATAGAGTCGGAGAAGAATACGCTGGTAAAAAGATTGCGAAAAAAGCATTGAAGATATTGATAGAGCTACTTGCTGATACAGGAGTAGAACATCTCTTAGCTAAGACAACGAATAACAATACCGCTTCACAAAAGCTATTAGAGAAAAACGGCTTTACTTACATATCTACAAGTGAAGAAGAAGTTGAAATGAATGGAAAGAGTTTGAAGTTTGTTTATTATAGGAAAGATTTATAA
- a CDS encoding MerR family transcriptional regulator yields the protein MEVTIGHFAKLVNTTIRTLRYYDKIELLKPTNRNDKGQKVYTRKEWELYQKISIFKQLGLSLEEIKTHLSKDTLKTKELLDLQEQMIKQKMEELNESLQTIQRMKELYGKNSISDIELEEFTFIMLDVFRREKKQIHALEQHFQHDPSILAEIESLKDPKLNLERDKATIELLSITRKLLVHNETVNNPELLKAINNLVTPTTRTLFNLLQDETFLESHQHDFNSYIPEDLGIYLYEGLKAYFTSRSSQEER from the coding sequence ATGGAAGTCACAATTGGACACTTTGCAAAGCTCGTAAATACAACAATTAGAACGTTAAGGTATTATGATAAAATTGAACTTCTTAAACCGACAAATCGCAATGATAAAGGACAGAAAGTATACACGCGTAAAGAGTGGGAGTTGTATCAAAAAATTAGCATCTTTAAACAATTAGGTTTATCACTAGAAGAAATTAAAACTCATTTATCTAAAGACACATTGAAAACTAAAGAGCTATTAGATTTACAAGAACAAATGATTAAACAAAAAATGGAAGAACTAAATGAGTCTTTGCAAACGATACAAAGAATGAAGGAGCTGTACGGGAAAAATTCCATCTCTGACATAGAATTAGAAGAATTCACTTTTATCATGCTGGATGTATTCAGGAGAGAAAAGAAACAAATTCATGCATTAGAGCAACATTTTCAACATGACCCAAGCATATTAGCTGAAATAGAGTCACTGAAAGATCCCAAACTTAACCTAGAGAGAGATAAAGCAACAATAGAGTTGCTTTCTATTACAAGAAAGTTATTAGTACATAATGAAACGGTTAACAATCCAGAACTGTTAAAAGCAATCAATAACCTGGTTACTCCTACTACAAGAACCTTGTTTAACTTACTTCAGGACGAGACATTCCTGGAATCCCATCAGCATGATTTTAATAGTTATATCCCTGAAGATTTAGGTATTTATCTATATGAAGGGTTGAAAGCTTATTTTACTAGTCGCTCGAGTCAAGAAGAGAGGTAA